One window from the genome of Candidatus Chlamydia corallus encodes:
- a CDS encoding polymorphic outer membrane protein middle domain-containing protein: MKSLLHWSLISSAVAFPLSLSFSTFAAVVEINLGSDNSFSGPGTYTPPAATSNADGTVYTFIGDVSIASAGSPTALTTACFKESTGNLIFQGNGYQFLLQTIDAGANCAIINEAANKLLSLSGFSYLSVIQATHATTGTGAVKSSGALSLKSNHSCYFSQNFSTTNGGALQGTSIDLSLTPNLTFQKNSATQKGGALYSTGAITINNTFNSIQFTENTAGNNGGAIYTEASSFISNNHAISFVNNTTTAASATGGAIYCVGTAAPKPTLTLSGNNELSFIGNSAITRGGAIYTDNLVLSSGGPTLFKNNSVKDTTPVGGAIAIADSGSLSLSADSGDITFEGNTIIKGTTPNFTTTRNAINIGNTNAKIVQLRASQGNTIYFYDPITTSLTTALTDVLNVNGPNVTGNPPYQGTIVFSGEKLTETEAAVADNLKSTIQQPIILAGGQLSLKSGVTLAAKSFTQSPGSILLMDADTTLETTEAITVNNLVLNVGFLKETKKATLKTTTASQAITLSGAISLTDPSNTVYEDISWNNPQIFSCLTLTAAATTDIHITDLAPNPVEKNPIHWGYQGNWTLSWQEDTANKSKSATLTWTKTGYNPNPERRGTLVPNTLWGSFVDVRAIQQLIATKVRQINETRGIWCEGISNFFHKDKTKINKGFRHISAGYVVGATTTLASDDLITAAFCQLFGKDRDHFINKNRAHAYAGSIHLQHLATFSSPHGFLLRYLPGSEGKQPVLFDAQVSYIYTKNNMKTHYTQSPKGESSWYNDGCALELTSSLPQTSLQRQGLFHGYSPFIKLEVSYIHQDSFQERNTTLLRSFDSADLVNISIPIGITFERFSRNERTSYEATFIYVPDVYRKNPECTSALIINNTSWKTTGTNLSRQAAIGRAGIFYAFTPNLEIISNLSMELRGSSRSYNVDLGGSFSF; encoded by the coding sequence ATGAAATCCTTACTTCATTGGTCTTTAATCTCTTCGGCTGTAGCGTTTCCCCTCTCTCTAAGTTTCTCTACATTTGCTGCTGTTGTCGAAATCAATCTAGGATCTGATAATAGCTTCTCTGGACCAGGAACCTACACTCCCCCAGCCGCCACATCAAATGCAGATGGAACTGTATATACCTTCATAGGGGATGTGTCGATCGCGAGTGCAGGATCTCCAACAGCTTTAACAACTGCCTGCTTTAAAGAAAGTACTGGAAATCTTATTTTCCAAGGCAACGGTTATCAATTTTTACTACAAACTATCGATGCAGGAGCAAACTGTGCCATTATCAATGAAGCTGCGAACAAACTTCTCTCCTTATCAGGATTCTCCTATCTATCAGTGATACAAGCCACTCATGCTACCACAGGAACAGGAGCCGTCAAATCCTCAGGAGCTCTATCTCTTAAATCTAACCATAGTTGTTACTTTAGCCAAAACTTTTCTACCACCAATGGTGGTGCCTTACAAGGCACTTCTATCGATCTCTCCTTAACCCCTAATCTCACTTTCCAAAAGAACTCAGCGACGCAAAAAGGAGGCGCACTCTATTCTACGGGAGCTATTACAATTAACAACACGTTCAACTCTATACAATTTACTGAAAATACCGCAGGGAATAATGGAGGTGCTATCTATACAGAAGCTAGTAGTTTTATTAGTAACAACCATGCAATCAGCTTTGTAAACAATACTACGACAGCAGCCTCAGCTACTGGAGGAGCAATTTACTGCGTTGGTACAGCTGCTCCTAAACCAACACTCACCCTATCAGGAAACAATGAACTCAGCTTTATAGGAAACTCAGCAATTACTAGGGGTGGAGCTATCTATACCGACAATCTCGTTCTTTCTTCTGGAGGACCTACTCTCTTTAAAAACAACTCTGTTAAAGACACAACTCCAGTAGGAGGAGCTATTGCTATCGCAGATTCTGGATCTTTGAGCCTTTCGGCAGACAGTGGGGACATTACTTTTGAAGGCAACACAATAATTAAAGGAACTACCCCTAATTTCACTACTACAAGAAATGCCATTAATATTGGCAATACCAATGCTAAAATTGTACAACTACGAGCCTCTCAAGGCAATACCATCTATTTCTATGATCCCATCACGACCAGCCTAACTACAGCTCTGACAGATGTTTTGAACGTAAATGGTCCTAACGTTACAGGCAATCCTCCCTATCAAGGAACAATCGTCTTTTCAGGAGAGAAGCTCACCGAAACAGAAGCTGCAGTTGCAGATAATCTGAAATCTACAATTCAGCAGCCTATAATTCTTGCAGGCGGCCAACTCTCTCTTAAATCGGGAGTTACTCTAGCAGCTAAGTCCTTTACACAGTCTCCAGGCTCTATCCTCCTGATGGATGCAGACACAACATTAGAAACAACCGAAGCCATCACCGTAAATAATCTTGTTCTCAATGTAGGCTTCTTAAAAGAAACCAAAAAGGCAACGTTAAAAACAACAACAGCAAGTCAGGCAATAACATTATCTGGCGCGATCTCTCTTACGGATCCTTCTAACACTGTCTATGAAGATATCTCCTGGAATAACCCTCAAATCTTTTCTTGTCTTACTCTTACTGCTGCTGCCACAACAGATATCCACATCACAGACTTGGCTCCTAATCCTGTAGAGAAAAATCCTATCCATTGGGGATACCAAGGAAATTGGACCTTGTCTTGGCAAGAGGATACCGCAAATAAATCCAAATCTGCGACTCTTACCTGGACAAAAACAGGATACAATCCTAATCCCGAGCGTCGTGGAACCTTGGTTCCCAACACACTGTGGGGATCGTTTGTAGATGTCCGCGCAATACAACAACTTATAGCTACTAAAGTACGCCAAATCAATGAAACTCGTGGCATCTGGTGCGAAGGGATCTCCAACTTCTTTCATAAAGACAAAACTAAGATAAATAAAGGCTTTCGTCACATCAGTGCGGGCTATGTTGTAGGAGCCACTACAACCCTAGCTTCCGATGATCTTATCACCGCAGCTTTTTGTCAGTTATTCGGAAAAGATAGGGACCATTTTATAAATAAAAATAGAGCTCATGCCTATGCAGGTTCTATTCATTTGCAACATCTAGCCACCTTTTCTTCTCCCCATGGGTTTTTACTTCGCTATCTTCCTGGTTCCGAAGGGAAGCAACCTGTTCTGTTCGATGCTCAGGTTAGTTATATCTATACTAAAAATAATATGAAGACCCATTACACTCAATCGCCCAAGGGAGAGAGTTCATGGTATAATGATGGTTGCGCTCTAGAACTTACTAGCTCTCTACCACAAACTTCTTTGCAACGTCAGGGACTCTTCCACGGATATTCTCCATTCATCAAACTAGAAGTTTCTTATATACACCAAGATAGCTTCCAAGAACGCAATACTACCCTGCTACGATCTTTCGATAGCGCTGATCTAGTTAACATCTCCATCCCTATCGGAATTACCTTCGAAAGGTTTTCTAGAAACGAGCGCACTTCTTATGAAGCCACTTTCATTTATGTTCCTGATGTCTACCGTAAGAATCCTGAGTGCACCTCGGCTCTCATAATCAACAATACTTCTTGGAAAACAACAGGAACCAATCTCTCAAGGCAGGCTGCGATCGGACGTGCTGGCATCTTCTATGCCTTCACTCCGAATCTTGAGATCATAAGTAACCTCTCTATGGAACTTCGTGGATCCTCACGTAGCTACAATGTAGATCTTGGAGGAAGTTTTAGTTTCTAG